atatatatatatatatatatatatatatatatatatatatatatatatatatatatatatatatgtatatatatatatatatacagtatgcatatatacatattagggatgcacaatattatcgGACCAATATCGGAATCGGAcaataatggctttaaatgtaaatattggcATTGGCCCGATACGAAAATTTATGCCGATATTTCTTGCCAATAAGAGGAATATGTTACCTCACATATCCTCAGGGTGTGCTAGCGATAAGATCAAGTCAGCATTGTGGCTCATTCTTGAAGCAAAGTTTTGCCTGAATGGTGATTGGACTCGCTGCATTTAAACTGAGGATGCACATACAGAATGAGGCGTTCGGTGTGTGACAGTAAACATTAATAGCATGTACAGCAGCAGGAGTTTTAATTCCATAGGGCGTGCTGTAGGCATTCTTCCATACTAAAATCAaagcaaaatacacaaataatatttaactgTGTTTCTGATTAAATTAAGCAGTAATTGATGCCATAAAATCATGagtatgttttgatttaaaagtCAGAAGCTATAGCTTACAAAAATTGCTtttctcaagggcacctcagtcgtggtattgccgtcAAACTCTCTAACTATTAGAGTACAGCTTCCCCCAAACatgtgtaatattgtaatatcatgtgttatatttttaaacaaattatgagCTCTTAAAGTTTTTCTGAATTTTTACAACTTTTGTTTTAGACCAGGGGTGGCAAACATCGGTCTTGGAGATCTGACTTTAATTACATGATTTAAAAGGAATATGTCTTATTGATTGTTGTGCAAACCATGAGAAATGTGTGCATTGTTATGACTTTCACTTTCTGAAGGCTTTACTTTCCTGTCAGATAGTTTTACAGAATGTTTCTGCTAAAATAAACGTACTGTTCACTTAATTTATTTGGGGAATTAACTGTTGCCTCAATTATCCTCATTTGTGTTTGTTACTTAAGTTCACAGTTCTCCATCTGTGTTTGTTGATTTTCATCTAGGTTAATGTGTGTTTTAGCCAGTTAAATCAGCTTGAATCACTATTCTGATTCTCCTGCCTGTTTCTGATCTACTCACACATGCAACAAAATACAGAGATCTTACcaactgtgtttttcttttgtagAATGTTGGCTCAGCAGAAATTATCATTTCTACACAAGTCTGAACTGCAACAATAGATGCAATAGATGCGTTAAATAATCAATCTTAACTAGATCGGTTTCTTTACATGTGTATCCTTATCAAGGCTCAAATGTTAGCATTAATacatactatttatttaaatatataactatatattttatacatatataatttatatataaaactagaTGGACTAAATTAAAATAGACAAAATTATGAGAACGATAGTGTTCATTTTGGCTTTTAATGGAGTCttgtttaaaataagttattgaCACTTGCCTTCTCTGTCATTTTTACTAAGTTTCCTGCAGATGCAGCACATCACGACTGCagctacaatcaacagagatccagcagcagaAATCAACACTACGTATAATAAAGGTAGTCCCTGATCTGTTGTAAACAAAATGAGCCATTATTAGTATGACTGAATTTGTCATCTGATCTACAACAGACACTTTCAAACTTAACAGATCAGCTCAGTTAATCAACATTGATATCAACACCAACATACCTGCACATTGTTGACAGAGTTCAGTAATgttgagatgtgtggtctggtttgtgatgggattgttgatcacacagctgtagctgtttttctcctgatattccacctccagaggtagagagagactgatgctgagatcagacacactgatgctggacaataaactgtttcctttgtaccaggagagagtcacatgactcacattcaccactgaacacaacaatgaacaattctgctgtgatgaagatgatgatgatggagatgaacattgtgaagagtttctgctgatgacaggaacagacacCTGAgctgaaaatataacaataaagataAAGTTTAACATGCTCAGTAAATTTTTAGtgtaaatagttaataaaataagaatatagaGCACACAACatctctactcaccatagacagaaacattgaatgtTTTTGTTAACCGTTTCGCTCCATTTATATTTACTTCATAGAGTCcagcgtgttgagttgtgatgtttgtgatggtcagagatccagtctgtctgtccagcttcagtctgtctctgaatctctcatcaagaACATCAGATGTAGAGTTTTGTTTGTTCCTTTTGATCATTGCTATGAGAGACTTTTCAGCTCCAAATTTCCACACTATCCTGCCGACATTAAAttcagtaacatcagtgtttagagtgacagaatctccctccatcactgacactgaaagCATTTTGTTTGCTtcagcaccaaacacacctgaagaacatggACATATTAAGGCTCCTTTTAGTTGAAAAAACCTTAAATCAGCTGTAGATTGTATTAAATATCAAGAAAATAATATCCAGAACAGCAGCAGACACTTAGTGTATTTTAAACATGAGTACTGCTGTACAGAAAATGCGATGTGAAAAGTtacatacatgaatacataacattacaaaatacatttctactttaaaatgatTTGATAATTTGAGCTAGAAGCAGTAGCTTTATTACCTTAAATGGAAAGAAATTAAACCATAATAAATAACTTACCAATCAGACGGCACgagcacaaacagaacaaaacaaacacatgaaacaTGTTCTTCAACAGTTTAGTGAAAAGTCTGATCTAATAAGACTGTACTCGACTTGTTAATCTGGTTTGTGAATCCTCCCCCGGAAGAGTTTGTCCCTCCTAACGCAGTCGTACATGCTCTGAACGCGTTTCAAATTGGATATATAATATTCATGAAGTGTTTCTAGAAACTTCATAAttacatgaatatatttttataatgtaatattttttttaagaatttatttttagtttcaaacattttacaattttttttttttttaactaaatttcaTTGTGAAGTGGATCCACTAGTGTTTATTAAaatggtttttatatatttattcagttcCCAGTTTAAGTATATGGAAAAACCAAAATacaaagtttttgtatttttgtaccaCCTCACAGTACCAGAACTAGTTTTACTGATGTTCCTCTTCTGATTCAAACTGAAACCGGCTGTGGCTGGTTTTGTTTACATCAAGCATCATATGCACGAGAATGGCCATTCAGAGCAGGTGTTTTGTAGGTGAAGGGCTTCTTCCTCTTCTGCCGCTGACTTTTATGATTCTTTACTCTACAGAAACAATAAACCATGATGAGAAACAGTGTTTGACACAAAgggagagaaataaaataaatacaatgattgtatttttcaaataattaataaattaagcaGGAACATCAGGAACATCAGGCCCTTCCTAATGGGGCATGCTGCACAACTTGTCCAGGCCATTGTAATGTCTAGGCTGGACTTCCATCATGTGCAATAAAACCTCTACAAATGAATCAACAAAACAATCATGAAAAATGAAAGCACCAGCATTACTGTTCTTCAATGAGCCCAAAGGAAGCCCATGTCacatctctctttatctctctattGGCTACCAGTTTTGGTTTGCATCAAGTTCATAGTTGCTTACTGACAGAACAGTCACAGGCTCCATACCCTCCTACCTTTACTCAAGCTGAGTCTACTTCCTCTCTAGCAGCCTCAGGTCAGGAAGTGAGCGACGCCTTGTGGTGGGGTTCAGAAGGGGTCCTGACTGAATAGgggtttttttcccccatatcttattgtaaaataatacaaactAGTTTTTGGTCCTAAAATCTTAACGAAAGGCTGGTAGTCCAAAATATATTGGCCGTAAAAATagtctctaataataataataatctccaaTGCTTCTTTTTCAATTTGGGAATAGTTCAGTTCTGACTTGCTAAGAGTGTGTGAAGCATATGCAATGGGTTTTTCCAAACCATCAGACATTTGATGAGAAATCACTGCCCTTACTCCGTATGCAGATGCATCACATGCTAGCAATATGGGTAACTGAGGGTCAAAATGTGTCAACAcatttttaagaagaaaaaagctTTTTAACCTCTTCAAACAATGCTTAACATGCCTTCGACCACTGCCAAGGcctgtccttgtgtaatagttcAGTCATTCATTGATTTAATAACAAGATTAAGGACAAGTTTTCCATTAATTTTACGTAGTATGAGAGTAAAGCAAATATAATTCTAAGCTCAGTCACGTTTTTGTGTGCAGGGGCATTTTCAAAAGCCTCTGCCTTTTTTGGTACTGGACGCACACTTTCCTGATCAATTCTGTGCCCCAAAAAGTTTACATGAGGTcgacagaaaacacattttgccCTATTTACACTAATACCTTTATCTTGTAATCTTTGAAACACCCGTTCAGCATTTTTCCAATGTTCACATTCATTTTTACCAGTGATCAAAATGTCGTCTACATTCGACAGGCCTTAAAACGTCTGATCCATGATACGTTGAAAGACTGCTGGTGCACTAGACACTCCATAGGGCAACCGATTCATGTGATATAATCCTTTTTGAGTGTTAATTGAGTTAAGTCTAGCTTTGTAAAGTATTTACTGGCAGCCAAAGAAGCAAACAAATCTTGAGGCTTTGGCAAGGAATATATGTCAGTGGGTGACCACGGGTTGATAGTGCCCTTGTAATCAACACAAATGCACACGTCTCCATTTGTTTTTGGTATACATATTATTGGTGCTGCCCATTTGCTGTACTCAATAGGTGTAATTACACCCTGCTTCTCTAACAGTTTTAAGGTCTGGACTTTGACTCGGCCATTCcaaaacatttactttattaCTCTTTAACCATTCATTGGTAAAACGAATTGAGACTCAGTTTTCGGACTGATCTCCTCAAATTTTCCTTTTGAAATTGATGGTATGATTCAGAATTAATTATTCCAATAATGGCATACAGTCCTGGCACAGATGCAGCAAAAGAGGCCCAAATCGCCACACTACCACCACTATGTTTCATAGATGGGATAGATTCTAATGCTGGAATGTAACATAACACTTCTAATTTAAtccaaaaacatatattttggcCATCCACAAaacatttctacaataaataaaaacaaaaaattcttcaCACTATAGTTGTTCAGTGTTCTACTGATGATGGACTCATGGACATTAACAGATAAGTTACCCTGGGGTAATTTGCGACCTTGTGGACTATTACAAGTCTTTGTTTGGAGTTATCTTTGATGGTGAACCAGTCCTGGAGAGGGTAACAATGGTCGTGCATTTCTTCTATCTGTCTGACTGTGGATTTGTGGAGTCCAAACTCATCAGAGATGGTTTTGTAAACTTTTCCAGCCTGATGAGCTACTACTAACTCTTTTTCTGAGGTCCTAATAGTTCTTCTTTGTTTGCGTCATGATACACCGATACAGCTTTAATAGATCCCTGTTCTCTATATTAAACAGGCCACACTGACATCTATTCTGTTCTTATAAACTGAGCAAATaaactttttcactttcaaattaactGCTAATCCTAGAAATTCGCATACTTTTGCAAAAATACGTAACACCggatgtgttatttttttttctcaataaataaatgacaattaaactatttttgtctcatttgtttgatTGGGATCTCTTTGCATGCTTTCAGCACTGCTGTGATCTGTATAATCTGATTATATTTTGGGTCATATTAATGGAGAAATATAGAAAATTCTAAAGTAACTTTCAAGCagcagtgtatatatacatattctttATTCGTATCATTTATTCTTGTTTTGCATTGCACTGTAATGACCTTGAAAAATATAACCAGAGAAACCACAAGTTCATGGATCATTGATTTTATTggtataaatgcagccttactaCAACAAATTACGATGTGAAAATTATTGACTGATCAATTTATGCAATTTCTAAACattgttaaaatttttttttactgctgctACATATAATAAGAAACCAAAGTACTCAACAAATCATAAAAAAGAGCATTATACAAATATCAAAAAGTTCCATTAACCCAAGCACCATACTTGAAAACTGTGCTTATAACTTTGAGTGTTAAACTTTCAAAGTATTTTCAGTCCATGCCAGACAAAGAATATACTGGTGTTTATGATATTAAAGtctgttaatataaaaaaagtgaagtatttagaatacatttcaaatatttcttgagcacagCGCAGCACTGTTTAAAGTGTATCTATTTGTACATTACAACACACTGTTCAGCTAACTATAACTCTTCCCAGAGTTAATCAAATCTTGAATAAGGTCTCGCTCATTCTTTAAAAGGCTCTGGTAAAATGTGTCCTTTATTTCATAACCTGCTGACAGAATGGagtatagtttttccattttCTCATTGTTTGTTGAAGCTGCTATGATGGTTGAGTATTGCTCAGTGCCAATCAGTGGACGAAGGTCATCTATGATAAAATCCACCTTCTCAGCACGCTGAATGATCCTCTTCTTGTGTTTGTCCACAAACTGAGCAGCTGCAAGAAAAAGAGAATCAAATATTTTACTTTAGACACAAACTGATGCtttgtgtgagggagagagagagaagtaaacACAACCTTCAATAACCAAAACTAAAGAGGTTCTATGAATATAACAACTTACATTTCTTAACATATCGGATGTTGTAGGCAACAGGTCCTCTGATGGTAAAGCCAAGGTAGAAGGAGACCAGGTCTG
The sequence above is a segment of the Carassius auratus strain Wakin unplaced genomic scaffold, ASM336829v1 scaf_tig00031692, whole genome shotgun sequence genome. Coding sequences within it:
- the LOC113080584 gene encoding SLAM family member 9-like; amino-acid sequence: MFHVFVLFCLCSCRLIGVFGAEANKMLSVSVMEGDSVTLNTDVTEFNVGRIVWKFGAEKSLIAMIKRNKQNSTSDVLDERFRDRLKLDRQTGSLTITNITTQHAGLYEVNINGAKRLTKTFNVSVYAQVSVPVISRNSSQCSSPSSSSSSQQNCSLLCSVVNVSHVTLSWYKGNSLLSSISVSDLSISLSLPLEVEYQEKNSYSCVINNPITNQTTHLNITELCQQCADQGLPLLYVVLISAAGSLLIVAAVVMCCICRKLSKNDREGKCQ